DNA from Rhodobacteraceae bacterium M382:
ATCACTTCGTCGGTGGTGATCAGCGCGTGCCGTTCAAGATTGGCGGCATAGGGCATTGGAACATCCTTGCCGGTGCAGTTGATCACCGGAGCGTCCAGATAATCAAACGCCTCCTGCATCACCACCGAGGAGATATAGCTGCCTACAGACCCCTGTGGCCAACCTTCTTCGACGGTGACCAGACGGTTGGTTTTCATGACCGAGGCAATGATGCTGTCCGTGTCCATCGGGCGCAGGGTGCGCAGGTCGATCACTTCGGCGGAAATCCCGTCTTCGGCAAGCTTTTCAGCAGCTTCCAAAGCATATTGCATCCCGATTCCAAAAGAGACGATGGTTACATCGCTCCCTTCGCGCCAGATCCGGGCCTTGCCGAAGGGAACTGTGAAATCATCCATCTTGGGCACATCGAACGAGCGGCCATAGAGGATTTCGTTTTCCAGGAAGATCACCGGGTTGTCATCCCGGATTGCCGTCTTCAGCAGACCTTTGGCGTCAGAGGCCGAATAGGGCATGGCGACTTTCAGGCCGGGGATCTGCATATACCAGGCGGCATAGTCCTGGGAATGCTGCGCGCCGACGCGGGCGGCGGCACCATTGGGCCCACGGAACACCATGGGTGCGCCCATCTGACCACCGGACATATAAAGCGTCTTGGCCGCAGAGTTGATGATATGGTCGATTGCCTGCATGGCAAAATTGAAGGTCATGAACTCGACGATGGGGCGCAGGCCAGCCATGGCGGACCCGGTTGCAATGCCTGCAAACCCATGTTCGGTGATCGGCGTGTCGATCACCCGTTTCGAGCCGAATTCCTCGAGCAAGCCCTGAGAAATCTTATAAGCCCCCTGATATTCGGCGACTTCCTCGCCCATCAGATAGACGTCGCCATCGCCGCGCATCTCTTCGGCCATCGCATCGCGCAGGGCTTCGCGGACCGTGGTGGGGACCAGTTCCGTGCCTTCGGGCCAATCCGGTGTCAGATCCGGTTGCGGTGCAGCAGGAGCTGCCACCGCGGCGGCGGCAGGCGTCTCGGTGCCCCCTGCGGGGGCCGCCTCGTTGCCTGCGGCTTCTGCCGGGGCAGAAGCGGGCAGGGCGGAGGCGTCTTCGCCTTCTTCGACCAGGATCGCGATGGGGGTGTTGACGCGAACGGCCTCTGTCCCTTCGGCAATCAGGATCTTGCCGACGATTCCTTCGTCAACGGCCTCGAACTCCATCGTGGCCTTGTCGGTTTCAATCTCGGCCAAAATATCGCCGGAGTTCACGGTATCGCCTTCCTTGACCAGCCATTTGGCCAGGGTGCCTTCCTCCATGGTCGGCGACAGGGCGGGCATTAGAATTTCGGTTGCCATGTCTTATCTCTTCCCTCTCAGGCGTAAATGTCTGTCCACAGCTCTTCGAGAGCCGGTTCCGGGCTGCTGCGGGAGAAATCCGCAGCTTTGTTGACGATGTCCTTGATCTCTCTATCGATCGCTTTGAGGTCATCTTCGGTGGCGTGCTTGTTCTCGATCAGCATTTCGCGAACCTGTTCGATCGGGTCGCGTTCTTCGCGCATGCGCTGCACTTCTTCGCGGGTCCGGTATTTGGCTGGATCCGACATGGAATGACCACGGTAGCGGTAGGTCTTCACTTCGAGAATATAAGGTCCCTTGCCAGACCGGCAGTGGGCCACCGCGCGCTCACCGGCTTCCTTGACGGACAGCACGTTCATGCCATCGACAGCCTCGCCGGGAATGCCAAAGGCCTGTCCCCGTGTGTAGATGTCCGGGGTCGACGTCGAGCGCGCCTGAGCGGTGCCCATGGCGTATTGGTTGTTCTCGATCACAAAGACCACCGGCAGTTGCCACAGGGCGGCCATATTAAAGGTCTCATAGACCTGACCCTGGTTCGCGGCACCATCTCCGAAATAGGTAAAGGTGACGCGGCCATTTTCCTTGTATTTGTCGGCAAAGGCCAGACCGGCTCCCAATGGAACCTGCGCGCCCACGATGCCGTGGCCACCATAGAAATGTTTCTCTTTCGAGAACATGTGCATGGACCCGCCCTTACCTTTGGACAGGCCCCCTTCACGTCCGGTAAGCTCGGCCATGACACCACCTGGATCCATGCCGCAGGCCAGCATATGCCCGTGATCGCGATACGAAGTAATGCGTTTGTCGCCGTCTTCGGCGGCGGCCTCAAGGCCGACAACAACCGCTTCCTGACCGATATACAGGTGACAGAAGCCGCCGATCAGACCCATGCCATAGAGCTGACCGGCCTTTTCTTCGAATCGGCGGATCAAAAGCATTTCACGGTAATATTGTTTCAGCTCATCGCCGGAAGCATTTGTTTTCTTTACTGTCTTTCTGGCTGCCATCGTGGTGGGCTCCCCCTTTTGGCGTAATAGTTTAGTGTTAAACTATTTAATAAGCCATTTCAGGCGATCTGGCGAGTGATAATATGACGCGGGTGTAGCGGGTGTAGCGGGACTGTAGCGGGACAGGGATTCCTTCAATTTTGGACAGAGATATCTTCAACATTTGATTTTGGGGTTGAAGTCCTCTGCCGCTCACCGATTTGAAGGCCGTTTGAACCCCCGTTTAAAGACCAGAAATATCGCGCACAGCCGTCGTGATCATTTCGGCACCTAGAGGGGCCAACGACCTCTTCCAAAGAGACAGCGCGCTTTCACCGGGTAAGATCTGGACCGGTCGACGTAACCTTGTGCCGCCGACGATGACAGCGGGGCCTGCGTCAATGTTGTCGGTCATCCAATACACTGTGCCGCCGGTGATGCGGGTGCCGTCTGCCAAAGCGTCTCTGATCGCGCGCCGCCCCTTGTAGTTGGGCAGGAGCGAGGGGTGATACCCGATGGCACCGCATTTTGCCCATTCGATAAACCAGGCCGGAACAATGCGAAAAGAATGGGCGGACACAATTAGATCCGGTTGCCAAGGAAAGTCCGCCGCCAACAACGGCAAGTCGTTTGGCTTCAGGGCCATCGGCAAACCGAGCGCGCGCGCGGTATCTTGGGGCTTTTGATCGGTCGCCTCTGCAATCAGTGCAACGTCGCAGCCGAGTGCGTTAAGACGGCAAAGCGTTTCTGCGCCCAACCAGGAGCCGCCAATCACAGCGACACGGAAGGCTGATTTATTCGACATAACGAAATCCTTGAATTGCGCGCATGTGCCCGCCGATGCGGCCTCTTACGGTCGTTGATTTAGAAGGTTTGCCCCAGAGCTCAGCTGAGGTCTGATGCCAGTCAGCGCGCGCCCGGAGCGCCGCGCAGAGGCCGGGGTGTGAGGTGTGAAAGAGGGTCGGCATTGGGCGCTGATACCTGTTATCGCCGCGCCGCCATAACGCCGCGATCTCATTTAGAAAGCGCAGGCCCAGCCCGGCCCCTTGCCATTCCGGCATAATGACAAGACGGGAGGCGCGCGCTTCTTTCACCCCGGGGCGGGGCGAAAAGCAAACATGCGCGACGGGCTCTCCGTCAACAAAGCCGACGTAATAATCCGCCGCGATCATGCGCGGCAGTTTCAGGTAGTGATGCGGCTCAAACAGGGGCCAGTAGGAACCGTCGGTCTTGTAAATGTCCATTTTGATTTGCGGTGGCTGTCGAAGACGCCTCCATTTGAACTCGGCGGCGCTCGTATCGATGACCCAATCAGGCTGGAGCCAGTTCACCACGTCGTCATGACAAGTTACGCCGACGAATTGACCGCCCGTCTTGCGCCAGGCTTTGGCAAATGCCGCCGCTCCGATGCGCGCGACTTGGCGGTCAATGGTTGATGTGAACTCATCGACGACGGCCAAATCGGGGTGCTCGCACAGGATCCGTGCGAGGTCGGCCCGGAATTTCTCGCCGGTTGAAAGGTGACGATACGGGCGCAGCCAACTGGGCACACTGCCCAGGCCCACCGCCGAGAGAGCCGCCGTCACTGGATCCATGAGAGAATGCGGCGCGATGGCGTCAATGATGGCTTGGTCTTTCGGCCATTTTGCCGGGGCAAGGGGAGCGGCCCCGAACAAAAGGCGGGCGAGGGAGGATTTGCCCGATCCGGACGGCCCGACAATAAGGCCTATCCCCCAGGGCCTTTCGTTCAGATCAGCCGTCAGACTGAGGCGGAAATCCGCGTTGCCTTCCACGTTGAACATGCTGGAGACACGCGCGGCCCGGTAGGTGCAGGGCAAGGGGACTTTGTGATGAATGTCGAGTTTCATGTGGTGACCACCTTGCAGCGGTGGCCGTCTTGGATGAGCCGGTCAAACAGGGCTTTCTGTTTGGGCTCATCCTCGACCAGGACAATCACCCCGAACTGGGGTTTGTAGCGGGTGCCCTTTGGAATGCCGGGCGCGTCACTTGGTAAAGGTGGTAGTGGTATCTCGGTGGACTTGGGCATCTGAGCCTAATTCTCCATCGCGATCCTGTCGCTGTGGTGAAGGGCTCTTGGGGGGCCTCAGTTCGGTGAGTGTGCCGCAACGCGGACATTTGATTTCGAGAGCGCCGCATAGGGCGTTTTCTTCCATTTTAAGTAGCAGGCGGCGGCACCGCCCGCAACGTTGTTCATGTTTCATTAACTAGAATCACTCGAGGTTATCCGCAGGAAGCGGCCTTGAGTACACGGAGGTCGGCGGGGACAGTTTGCACGACACGCCCCGTGCCCGGCTTGCCGGGCCTTCCACTCCTTAGATCAGATCAGCGCGCCAGCTTCAGCACGGCGGCCAGGTGAGTTTTGAACTGATCAGCGGACAGCAGGGCAGCGCGTTTGTATTGGCGCAGGTCGAGGCCGTCCTGTTCATCGGGCAGCTTTTCGATGTCCCTTTTGAGGGCTTCAAGTTCTTCGACTTGCAGGAATGTGGTCTTGGACATTTCAGGTCTCCGTTCAGGTTGGGTTCTGGGGTGTGAGGGCGGTTGTAAAGGCGGCCGAGATGTCGAAGCCGTCAGGATTGGTGGTTGCGTCGATCTGGGCGCTGACCGCGCGTTCGGCGGCAAAGCTGGCCTGGACGTGGGCGGTGACGGCGGCTGTGATGCCCAGCAGGTCGGTCTCGCCCAGATCGGCCCAGTGGCCATTGGCCATCTTCCACGGCACCGGGACACTCAGAACACCGGCCTTGAGGCTGTTCACAGCCTCGGTCAGGGCGGCGCGGGTGTGGTCATCGGTGCGAATGAAGGTGCCATCGGGCAGGCTCAGCCCGCCGGTCTGATGGGTCCAGCGGATCTCGGCCAGGGTGGATTTGAGCGCGACGCGCCTGTCTGCGCGCACGTCAGCGGCGGATTTGAGGGTCATCTTCATGCTGGTGTCTCCTGGGCGATGCGGCGGATCGGGTCGGGAATGGGGCCGTTTGTGGCGGTCACGACGACCGGCCCGGCGGGCTGGATCGGATCGGCGCTGCGGGCGTCAAAGCCAAAACGGAGGGTGGCCTGGATCTCGCCACCCTGGCGGGTGACGGGGCCGACAAAGGGGATGTCTTCGCCCGCATCGGCTTCGAACAGCACTTCGCCGCCGTCTTCCAGATCGCTCAGATCCAGCGCAACGCCGTCAATGGTGAGGATGTCGCCCGCCACCGAGATTTCGGTTTCGGGTGCGCCGGGCAGGACGGCGTAGGCAATGAGGGTCAGTTTCATGGGGGGCTCCTTTACTTCCAGCGTCCGATTACAAAGAGATCGACCGGGGGCGCGACGGTGTTTGCGCCGGTTTCGTCCCAGGAATGCACGGCGCAGCTGATCGATCCGGCCCCGTCGATCTTGGCGGCGATGATGCGCGGGGCGGTTGTGAACCGGCTGGTCGCGATCACGACGGGCGGGGTCAGCCCGACAAAGAAGGCCGCCGGGAACGTCCAGGTCGCCGCGCCGCCGCTGACCGTGGCAAAGTTGTTGAGCCAACAGATCTGGGTGCCATCGGCCAGGCGCACATAGCTGCCATTGGGGCCAGAGCCATAGGTGCCATCCATCCGGATCAGATCGGACCAGGTGCCCTGATGACAGACCCGAATGTAGAGACCGCGCGCGCCGGTGACTTCGCGTTCCAGAAACAGCTGAGTGGCGTTGCCGGTGGGGCCGTCTTCGGTGGTGTGGAGATAGGTGCCCCGCGACCCGGCGGGGGGCTTGGTGCCCGCCGTTTCCGGGCCATAGCGGTAAAACCCGGTGGCCTGGTCCACATCATTTGTGTCGGTGGACAGCGGCACCAGCCCGGTTTCCCCCAGGCCAAACCCGCCGTTGAGCAGAACCCGGCCGAGCGTGGCGTCCGTCTTGGTTTGTTGCACGGCGGTGCCGGTCAACAGGCCGGTGATATGCGCCCCGCCTGCCAGCAGTTTGAGGATGGCCGAGCCGTTGCGCTGGCCAATCAGATTGCCGCCGCCATCGCGCCAGAACCCGGTGCCCGGCGCGTCCTTGAAGCCAAGGCCGCTGTCGCCCGCCGCCCCATCGCCGAACAGCCCGGCCAGAGCACCGTCTTTGTACGTGTTCCAGTCGTTCATGGCGGCGGTCATCGCTTCGTAGGCGAGTTTGCCAAAGCCGCGCACCGGCAGGATCCGGTAACTCTGTCCGGCCTGGGTGGAGCCCAGATAGGGCGGATCAATGGTGATCTCGGTGTCGCTGACGACACCGGTGATCTCATAGGTGACGCCGCCCTCGAGCTGGAACGCCTCGCCGGGGAAGGCGTTGCCGTTAAAGGCAGTGCCCACACCGGCCACGGTGGCGGATCCGTTGGTGACGGTGACGGTGCCGGTCTTGTACCAGGTCATAGTTCAAACCCCTCTTGATTGGGCCTTAAAGGCCAGTTGAACGTTCGTGGATCGGTGATTGTGTCGGGCAGATCGCGCAGGCGCTGGCGATAGACGGCCCAGGCCGCGCGCAGGGCCTCGGGCTGGTCCAGCGTCTGGGTCCAGTCGCAGGCCGCCAGAAGGCGCGCCCGCTCGACGCGCAAGGCGGCCCAGGCGGCGTCAATGGCGGCCTCGCTCAGGGCGATCTTGCCGCGCGGGCGCAGCCGTCCCTTGACCAGTTTCATATCCAGCGGAGCCGGGGCGTCAGAGCGGATCGCGCTCCAACCCGGCCCGTAAACGGCCAGGACACTCTCGCGGGTGCCGGTGGCGGTGCCGGTGACCACGCCGTCAGGATCTGCGATGACAAAGCGGTGCAGTTTCATCGGTAGCTGACCCCCGCAATGATGCTGGCGGAATTGACCTGAACCCCGTTGCCGAAAGAGACAAAGAGGTCATAGGTCTCGGTGCCCGCAGGCTGGCTGGCCAGCAGGGCATGAAAGGTCACCAGCTCCTGGAACTGGGTGCCGCCGACCGAGGCAACCACGCCCGCGTCCGAGCGGCGGCGCAGCTCAAACGACCAGTGACTGTCCAGCATCGGATCGGCCAGCACCATGGCCACCGAGACATTGAAGGTGACGCGGGCCACATGCGCCGCCGGAACCGCGATCCCGGTGTAGGAGCGCCAGCCTGCCAGCGGCAACAGCACCTGATTGTGGTTCACATCCAGATCAAAGCTGACCGCGTTGCCACCGATTTTCAGGGTGTCGATAGAAGCCTCGCCGATGTTGGCGTTGGTGACGTAGAGATTGCCCAGAAACGCGGTGTCCGCCGCCACGTCCTGCAGGACGGCACTGTCGATCTGGGCCAGCCCGGTGATCTGCACATAATCCGCGTCGATCCGTGCCGTGACAGTCGGCCCGCCGGTGCCGTCCTGCACGCTCACCAGTTCCAACACCGATTGACCGTTCAACCGCCAGACATAGCCAGCCGAGATCCCGTCTTGGGTGGCGCGCACAAAGGCGGTGTCCTGGGCCATGGCCGACAGGCTGTTGTAGGAGCCGCTGATCTCGGTCGTGATGGCCGCAATCGCGCCAGCCCCGTCCACCTTGGTGCTTTCAACCGTAGAGATCCGGGCATGGGCATTGGCCAGACCATTGTTCGGGTTGTTGATCACCGTTTCGATGTCGGTGGAGCGCTGCGCCTGGGCCGTATCAGCATCAGCGCGGGCAATCTCTTCGTCGGCGATACGCGCCAGGGTGGCGGCAAGGCCCGTGGTGGCGTGATTGATCACCGCCTCGATGTTGGTGGATCGCTGCGCCTGGGCCGTATCAGCATCGGCGCGGGCAATCTCTTCGTCGGCGATTCGCGCCAGAGTGGCGGCAAGGCCCGTGGTGGCGTGATTGATCACCGCTTCGATGTCGGTGGAGCGCTGCGCCTGGGCCGTGTCGCCATCAGCGCGGGCAATCTCTTCGTCGGCGATACGTGCCAGGGTGGCGGCCAGGCCGGTGGTGGCGTGATTGATCACCGCCTCGATGTCGGTGGAGCGCTGCGCCTGCGCCGTGTCGCCATCGGCGCGGGCAATCTCTTCGTCGGCGATACGCGCCAGGGTGGCGGCAAGGCCGGTGGTGGCGTGATTGATCACCGCTTCGATGTCGGTGGATCGCTGCGCCTGCGCCGTGTCAGCATCAGCGCGGGCAATCTCTTCGTCGGCGATACGTGCCAGGGTGGCGGCAAGGCCGGTGGTGGCGTGATTGATCACTGCTTCGATGGCGTCGGATCGTTGCACCTGGGCAGTATCCGCCGTCGC
Protein-coding regions in this window:
- a CDS encoding phage tail assembly chaperone, with protein sequence MKLHRFVIADPDGVVTGTATGTRESVLAVYGPGWSAIRSDAPAPLDMKLVKGRLRPRGKIALSEAAIDAAWAALRVERARLLAACDWTQTLDQPEALRAAWAVYRQRLRDLPDTITDPRTFNWPLRPNQEGFEL
- a CDS encoding ABC transporter ATP-binding protein, which encodes MKLDIHHKVPLPCTYRAARVSSMFNVEGNADFRLSLTADLNERPWGIGLIVGPSGSGKSSLARLLFGAAPLAPAKWPKDQAIIDAIAPHSLMDPVTAALSAVGLGSVPSWLRPYRHLSTGEKFRADLARILCEHPDLAVVDEFTSTIDRQVARIGAAAFAKAWRKTGGQFVGVTCHDDVVNWLQPDWVIDTSAAEFKWRRLRQPPQIKMDIYKTDGSYWPLFEPHHYLKLPRMIAADYYVGFVDGEPVAHVCFSPRPGVKEARASRLVIMPEWQGAGLGLRFLNEIAALWRRGDNRYQRPMPTLFHTSHPGLCAALRARADWHQTSAELWGKPSKSTTVRGRIGGHMRAIQGFRYVE
- a CDS encoding DUF4376 domain-containing protein, translated to MKMTLKSAADVRADRRVALKSTLAEIRWTHQTGGLSLPDGTFIRTDDHTRAALTEAVNSLKAGVLSVPVPWKMANGHWADLGETDLLGITAAVTAHVQASFAAERAVSAQIDATTNPDGFDISAAFTTALTPQNPT
- the pdhA gene encoding pyruvate dehydrogenase (acetyl-transferring) E1 component subunit alpha, encoding MAARKTVKKTNASGDELKQYYREMLLIRRFEEKAGQLYGMGLIGGFCHLYIGQEAVVVGLEAAAEDGDKRITSYRDHGHMLACGMDPGGVMAELTGREGGLSKGKGGSMHMFSKEKHFYGGHGIVGAQVPLGAGLAFADKYKENGRVTFTYFGDGAANQGQVYETFNMAALWQLPVVFVIENNQYAMGTAQARSTSTPDIYTRGQAFGIPGEAVDGMNVLSVKEAGERAVAHCRSGKGPYILEVKTYRYRGHSMSDPAKYRTREEVQRMREERDPIEQVREMLIENKHATEDDLKAIDREIKDIVNKAADFSRSSPEPALEELWTDIYA
- a CDS encoding pyruvate dehydrogenase complex E1 component subunit beta — its product is MATEILMPALSPTMEEGTLAKWLVKEGDTVNSGDILAEIETDKATMEFEAVDEGIVGKILIAEGTEAVRVNTPIAILVEEGEDASALPASAPAEAAGNEAAPAGGTETPAAAAVAAPAAPQPDLTPDWPEGTELVPTTVREALRDAMAEEMRGDGDVYLMGEEVAEYQGAYKISQGLLEEFGSKRVIDTPITEHGFAGIATGSAMAGLRPIVEFMTFNFAMQAIDHIINSAAKTLYMSGGQMGAPMVFRGPNGAAARVGAQHSQDYAAWYMQIPGLKVAMPYSASDAKGLLKTAIRDDNPVIFLENEILYGRSFDVPKMDDFTVPFGKARIWREGSDVTIVSFGIGMQYALEAAEKLAEDGISAEVIDLRTLRPMDTDSIIASVMKTNRLVTVEEGWPQGSVGSYISSVVMQEAFDYLDAPVINCTGKDVPMPYAANLERHALITTDEVIAAVKQVTYR
- a CDS encoding Com family DNA-binding transcriptional regulator; the protein is MKHEQRCGRCRRLLLKMEENALCGALEIKCPRCGTLTELRPPKSPSPQRQDRDGELGSDAQVHRDTTTTFTK